CCTCAAGACACAGATCCCATTCTGATTATTAATTTAAATGAAAAAAATCAGCCGCGAGAAGTGGCTGGCGTAATTTGTTCAGACAAAAAAGGACAAAGTTATGTCCGCACTGTTCAGGACAAGAATACAAAAAAAGAAGCAATAAGACTAACCAACTAACCCAATAAAACCCTAATTTAGGGAGGAGACCAAAATGAAGCACATTCTATTAATAGCAGCGGTTCTGCTCATGGGATTCCAAGCTGAAGCAATTTCTTTGAGATACAAATTCAAAGTTTTCTCTTCTGGCCCAAGTATCTATCCATGTAACGCAGGGATCATTGCCCAACAAACAAACCAAAGAGTTTGTTATTTCGAAAACACACAAAACGTGTGTAACCCAGACACTTGTTCTACAGCAAAAGGCAACTGTGAATCACGTTGCGTTTGTTCTGGCGGAAACGGTGGCGACTATCTTATGAACTACGGTGTTGCCGAGTACAAAGACTGGAAAGATCACCACGAATTGAACTCTGTAACTGGTCAAGGGAAAGCAAAATTTGCCGTGAACAGCAGCAAACCTTATGCTTTTGAAGACAATGTTTCATGGAACAAAGTTCTAACAAACTTGCACTTCGATCTAGGTTCTGAATTGTATAGCGCTAAATACTACGTTGATATCTGTTACCGCGGATCTCAAATTGAGTATTTCGAAGATCAAATTCCAGCAAACTGGTCTATCTTCACGCAAGCAGCAGGTGTTAACTTCCTTTCAAACAGTGTTAATGGTGGCGAAAACAATCGTGACGGTTTGACAATTCCAGAAGATTTCATCAAGTACATCGAAAGAGCAGGCGTTCAAGTTCAAACTTACGTTTCTTGTGATTTCCAAGGTACTGGTAGCTACGTTCACGCAAGAAATGCAAATGGCCAATACAATACAGCAGACAACGAAGCTGGATTCTCTGTTGCAAGTAACGGAAATCCAAACGGTGCAACTGAAGGTTCAGGTTCATTCCTTTCTTCTTCAGCGTCATCACTTCCCGCTTCTGGTGTAACAACAATCGATCAATGGTTAGTGAATAACTCATCTAAAGCCCCAAGATTCTGTAAAGTTCGTTATGTATTTACAGAAACAAACTACAAAGCTGCGAAGCCAAACTTCAGAAGCTGGACAAGACATGGTGCTGAAATGTGTACATACACTTCTATTGAAGAAGGTCAAAACCAAGGTTCAACAAACTGGACTCAATGGACTAACTAATCCGAATTTTTTTATGCGTATTGAAAATACGAGGAGTATTAAGATGAAATTAAAACAAAGACCGGCAACGAATCTGATGGCTTTAATAAGTCTCATGCTCCTTTTGTCTTCCAATGTTTACGCGCAAAAATTCATGGGGGGAGGCTGCTCAATGCAAGCTCACCCTCCAATGAATTTCTATATCAATTACCAGCATCAAACGACAGGAATGTTCGGCGTACTCGCCAATGAATTTCCTCCTGTAACAGTGGATGGATGTAAATCAGCAGTTGGTCAGCAACTGGCATTCGGTCTTGCTTTAAGAAAACCATCATTGGCTTCCGACGTCGGTGACGTGTCATTTGATGGAGTGTTAAAGCCAGATTTATGCGAAATTAAAAATGCACCTATAACTATTTCTTCTTTCGACGAAAAGAAAAAACTCTTCGATGAACAATTCAAGCTTCTGAGATCTTGTATGAAGATCGAAGTGAGTCATTTGGACCAAAAGCAAA
Above is a genomic segment from Bdellovibrionota bacterium containing:
- a CDS encoding protease, which translates into the protein MKHILLIAAVLLMGFQAEAISLRYKFKVFSSGPSIYPCNAGIIAQQTNQRVCYFENTQNVCNPDTCSTAKGNCESRCVCSGGNGGDYLMNYGVAEYKDWKDHHELNSVTGQGKAKFAVNSSKPYAFEDNVSWNKVLTNLHFDLGSELYSAKYYVDICYRGSQIEYFEDQIPANWSIFTQAAGVNFLSNSVNGGENNRDGLTIPEDFIKYIERAGVQVQTYVSCDFQGTGSYVHARNANGQYNTADNEAGFSVASNGNPNGATEGSGSFLSSSASSLPASGVTTIDQWLVNNSSKAPRFCKVRYVFTETNYKAAKPNFRSWTRHGAEMCTYTSIEEGQNQGSTNWTQWTN